Below is a window of Poecilia reticulata strain Guanapo linkage group LG8, Guppy_female_1.0+MT, whole genome shotgun sequence DNA.
TTGGGCATTTGGAGCTCCAGGAGGAGGTGGGGGTCCACCaccaggtggaggaggaggaggtgggggtCCAGCACCaggtgggggaggaggaggagggggtcCAGCACCaggtgggggaggaggaggtggtggggCTGCAGGACCAGGTGgcggtggaggaggaggtggaggtggaccTGTTCCGGGCGGGGGAGggggcggaggaggaggaggtggtggagcAACAGAACTTCCAtctgatggaggaggaggtgggggaggAGGAGTCGCAGTCTCCCCTGGTCCTGAGGTTTGGATGCTTGGTTCGATGGCTGAGGACGGGCTTTGGACATACTCAACAACTTTCACAGGCACAACCTGGATGTCGAGGCCTCCTGACGGAGTGCGTCCGAGTTTGATAACCCCCTTGTCCTGCAACTCCTGGATCTTCTGCTCCAGCTCAGACTGTGACTGACCGACAGAGGAGCCCCGACGCTCCCACTCCCGCTCTCGCTCCCTGTCCAGCTCCCGCTCTCGTTCTCTCTGCTGCAAAGAGCTGACCTGGGAACACGACTCACGGAGGCTTTCCTGCAGGAGGCAGACACAGGTTGTCTTAACTTGTCTTCAAACAGTTTTCCATGGTTATTAGCCCAGCGTTTGAGGTTTAAAGTCCCACTTTATTAATGCTTTCAACTAAACAATTGTAAATATTCCTTGAGTAAATTCACACTTGGAAGGCAGCATCTAATAGtgaaaaatcataattattcATCACTTGATATTGACATGAACTTGCTCTTTCTGTTGTTCTGTCAGTTTCCCGCCTTGATTTGTACTATGCATTAAACTGGGTATAAATGCACATCTAAGCTGCTCCATATTACAACTTTATAGTAAAAATAGGATATAACATTCGTTTGTTCTCAGAGCTTAGTCAGATGATTCTTCAAAATTTAATAGTAGAGTTATCAGTGCTAATAAAGGTCACAATTACACTCTTTGCCTCTctgatagtgtgtgtgtgttgttggtTCTTACTTTGAGCAGCCCAGCTTCCTTGGTGGCCTGCATGAGCTGAGTCTCCAGTTCAGATATCCTGTCTGTGGTCTGAGTCTCTAGCTCCTCAAGCCGGGAGttcagctgcagcacaaaacgAAAATAACCCTGCTGTTGAGCCCCGATTTAAACCACAACCTATGCAACAGAAGGGTCTCCGTTACTGAGCTAAGAATGCTGCAAGATGTAATATTTCACCTCAATGTTGTGATTCTGCAGCTCATCCACATGCTCCAGTACTCCTCCCCTGTTCTCTGCATCCTCCAGCAGAGCGCCAACGTCCAACACGTTGTCCAAGTAGGCCTGGATCTGGACTTGCAGCTTCTCGCTTTCAGTCTGTTTCAGACTCTGATGCACAAAAATGCATGaagattacaaattaaaagagGTGATATAtcatatataataataataatatatatacataGGAATATTATTGTatgtttaatatgtttattGTATGTTTAATGCCTACAATCACTGTCATGTTTGTCAATATGAGAAACATTTGACATCATGTCATTACTATTTACAGATCAGCTGAaaagtaaaagagaaattattttccttGAAACAATCTTGCAATTACGGTCAAAAAAGTTAGTTACATGTTAGGATTAAAGACAAATAACTAGCTTCAGGTTCATTTTATAGCTCTTCTGGCAACTCGTCATTCCTCTTTAAACCCATAAAACACTGTCAAATGACACATTGTTCTGCACTACTGATGAATATGAAGGTCTAAGCTGAGTTTTCCCAAACACTGACCTCCAGATATTTGTCTAATCCAAGGTGCGTGAACTCGTACTGTAGATGAACTCGGAAGTTCATGTTCTCCACTGAATGGACCACAATGTTTATGAACTGCATGCAGGCCACCTACAGACAAATGTGGAAGTTAAACCAAAGTTAGTTTTACTcggttcagtttaaaaaaaaaaaagagttataTAAATctcaaggagaaaaaaatatgttgcttgttctaattttttgacatatcaaatattaaaaatgactaTCTAAAAGTTTCATAGCCTAAAATTAGATAGCATCATACAGTAGAGGTGGTAAATCCATGGTCCTACCATGAAGTCAATGTTGTTGTCATCATTGATGAAATACTCCATCAGCTTCTCAAAGCGGTTCCTCTCTTTGCTCACCTGAAgatgataaatatttagatatgCAGTTAGACTGTTGCCCACCTGGGGGCATAAATGCATCTTTTCAGAATTTCTGATCAGCTAAATGTATTGAATTTCTTATCTGaaaacactataaaaaaaaatatgctaaaacCCTGCACTGCATCAGAGTTTGAACTTACGAACGCGTGAATGACAAGTTCACACAGTTAGAAATGTGACAACATGAGAAGTGGACTGTGCCACTGGCAACATGTGTCATGTTGTCAGTGACACAAGCATGCAAAAACAGGATTACTAAAGAGCAAAAAATCACATGGTACTGGTTGCgtttagaaaaaagaagaaaaaaccccacaaattTCACCTCCTTAAAGTTGTCAAAAGCGGAGAGGATGATGTCATGCCCTCCTCTGACAAGACAAACGGCAGCCAGCAACTCCAAGACGAGAGCTTTGGTCCTGTCAGGGCAGATTGGGATGTGTCAGGTGTCCATGCAGACGGGTCAGCGAGGCACAGTTtaactcaaacacaaagaaactcaCCTGGGATTCTTGCTGTTGAGGCTGAGCGTGATCTCATTCACACAGCGTGGGTGAGTCATGACAAGGTTAAAACCAGActtgaaaacagaagaaaggtTTAAAACAACCGTTAGCTTTACAAAATGGTAATCTTTAATCTTCGTCAGAGGAAGCTTAAGATTTTTTTGCAGATCCAAAGATATAAAACCTAGTTTTCTGTCTGCAACACATTTTGATGACAATCCATGTCTGCATGTTCAGACTGTTTGATTTTACTCTACCTGATAGTTCATGATGGCTCTTAAGCACATAATGCACACATGAATATCATCTCTCTGCTGGGATGAATGCGACTTCTTATGCATCCTGTTTGCCAGAGTAGAGCTTATTCTGAAAAGGAAAACCGAGTTTaagagttaaataaataaaagccgtGAGACAAGACGCAATGGCTTCGAATGGTTTGCGTTTACATCTGAAAAATGGAGTCCTGTAGCTGCGAAAGCTGTCAGTCATATTACTTTGACCTCAGATAATATTCTTTTTCTCGTCTGACATCTTGCATCAGttggacaaataaaaagtgaagcAGACATTTGCAGGAAGATAAAATTCTGCCCCctcattttctgagaaaatgtcTCAACACGGTGACCCCAGAGCGCATGGCTTCTGCTTTACAcattcaattttgttttatctgtacGACTAAATTTGCTGCAAGTTCCTTTTTATGAACATCTCATGGTGATGAGAACTATGTAGACGACGTGGCCTCTTTCTAACCGCAGTCATACCACTGATCTTTTATGGGCGCAGGCTTCTTACCTTACAGTTAGGGCCCGTGCAGCTCTGCTCATCCCATGCGAGTGACCCCCGCTGGAGCTCTTGGTCAAATCTTCCATTGACCGCTCCGCTGGTTTTTGTCTGTCTGACAGGGTGCCACCATTTTCCACGGGCTCCAAGTCAAATCTGCAAAACGTCGAAAATTCACTGTTAGTGACAAATGTTGCCACCGTCGGAGAACGTAGCAAATATTCTGTAAGTACTCACGAAGAATCACTTTGAGCATGCGACAGGTATTCCACCAGGACATCCAAACCTTTGTTCTGCTCATTAAGAAATTCCTGAGCCcatctgaagaaagaaaaaatataaattgcaTTGCCAAATAAAGTATGACAACAGGCTTAATGTAGCACAGCAAGGGTTTGTCAAGTTTTCAACCAGTTGCAGCACAGAATCCAGGTTTCTTTAAcgacaaacaaaatgtattgaGTTTAGGCACTGACATGGAGGTCAGAAGTAAAACTTAATATGTTaacttaattgttttgtttgcataaaaaCTAGCATTCTAATTTAAGCTAGTAgctacaggaaataaaaaaagtagcctctgtaaataaataattttgctcaCCTCATTACAgatctgtgttttgtgttacaTTCAGTTTTGGTATCTAAACATTAGGGCTCTATGCATGCAATGACTCATCCAGATTGCTGAACCATTTATGCTTCTGCGTTATTTTTGGATGTGGATGTGTGATGGGTCATTCAAATACAGATTATGAATCACGAATGACAGCACTCGTTTTCCTTGCACGTTCCTTAATATGATCTATTTTAGATTTAGACTGTTGCTCATCCAAGGCAAGCTTATTTTTCATAGCACCAATCAGAAACTTACATTGTGCCACTTGACAATCTAAGAAGCAGAGATAAGACtatcactttaaaaacacaaaataatccaaaagGAGTCGCCGATATGCTTTGGAGCGcaaagattgttttaaaaaaatgaattagtcATGCAAACACCCCAAAGTCATAACTTGTGTTAGTTTGAATTTAGAGGCACTAGAGGCATATTAGGctgactgaatattttttacccCACCCTCTGGTTGAGCAGGTCCAGCTAGTAATCATGAAAGCATTGTTAACACCAACAGCGATCAGATGGCGAAACCAAATGTGTTCTGATAAAAGTTGTACCTGAACTGCTGGTAAAACTAGAAGCATGCTTAGTTTAGCATCAGTATGGGTTGTAGgtcacattaaatattttggcCAATTTGTCCCTTGATTGATAGCAAGGTTGAATTTAATGCAAATCCAGTTTTGTTAACGTCTTCACTGTTGTGCCTTTGTATGACATTCATGCACCGTACATCCCCAAGAAAgtcaaataaaagctgaatcGGCCTTAAAAAATGCAGAGGAATTGAAAAATAAAGCTGGGATCCTacatttgcataaaatgcattttcacttcaaatgatgaaataagaATCATGCATACTGACCCGATGTGATTAGTACGAAGGGATATCTCCAAGGCTTTGAGGACCTGGGTGgcatcttgaatttttttcttcgactaaggaaggaaaaaaaaacgagatTGTTCTGTGGTGTCACTACACATGTCTGAAGATTAAATTTGATATTAATTCTATTATTCAGGGGGTCAGGCAGCCCACTGACCCTGCGGGACACCCCTCCTTGATCTTGGTAGAAGCTCTTTATCTTGGACAAGTAAGTGGAGGGGGGGCTCTTCACTTGGAAGCGCTCCTGGTGGGAAACAGACAGCAGATTTAacgttttatacattttattagaaaaccGGTGATGAGCACAAACGCACAATCATCATATTTGTGCACCATTTGAAGCTATTCCTACATGCACcactaaatctaaaaaaaaaaaaaaacacacactaacCACCCttggttaccatggtgacaCCTCTATAAGTTGCCACCACAGAAACTGAGCTGCAGGGTTTTCACACTGCACACGCcacaccaattttttttttttttcactaaatgttTATGTACTTTGAGTCAACTCTGTCCTGGTGAAGGCACTGGTGCAACAATCCCGTTCAGAGTCATGACGTCTTTTGCGGTTTGAAGTGATGAAACAAAACGCTCACCTGATCGCAGACTAATTCCCATTTCTTGTCGTTGTCGTATTGACTCAACAGCTTAAGTTTGTCGGGAGGCAAATTCATGTAGCTCtgaaggaaagagaaagagaaaattattgctattatttttaaaaattacaatagaGAAATGTATATTTGATCCCTTTCTGaactcttttgcttttgctctttTGTTACGACTAATAGTTTCAAATCatcaggaaattttaaaatcagacaaagatTGCCTGAGTAAGAATTCAGTAAATTAAGGAGGGAACTGCTATCTAAACTAATTTGACTAAATGCGAAACTAGGGATATCAGGGAACTACTGatatcagatgttttaaataactgGCAGTGAGTctttacatttctgtggagGGACTTTTGCCCACTTTTCTTTGCAGGATGGTTTGAATTCAACCAAACTGTAATGTTTGAATGGCCTGTTTGGAGTCTTGCCTCAGAATATCAAATAGATATATGTAACCCTaagctttgactagaccactccaGATACttgattttgtttgctttgaacTTAAACACCCGGATTTGTTGACATTCTCTCAGGTGCAGGACCTAAAGAAGCAAAGCAGACTCGGATTATCAAACTACCGTGTTTGACTATCAGTACTGTTTTGTCAAACTCTTCGCAAGTTTTACAGATATTATAGGATGTACATcttccaaaatgtaaaatatttttacacagtaTCTTGGTGTAAGACCAAGATATTATAGTTTTGGTTTTGGTCAGCAGAGGTTTTAGACTGAAACTCCTCCTTAGATACCATTTTTGCCcactctctgtgtttttattgttgaataaTGAATACTGGCCTTGATTTGAGGCAAACAAGGCCTGCACTGCTTTCAATGTttgttctgggttcttttgtGATATTCTGAATGAGTCGTCAATGAAGAAGTAATTTTAGCAGGCTGGCCACTCCTGAAgcttcacacattttttatttttttttatttgtggacAGTAGGTCTCATTGTAGTTCACTATTCTGCTTCTTCAATTGTATGTCGGTCTAAACAGATGTACATCAGATGTCAGTAAGAAGTAGGAGGATGTACCTGTTCAGAGGAAAGATGACTCAGTGTTTGCATGAGTTGTGGGTTGTTGTCAAGAGCTGCTTCATCTcccaaaatatatttgtgataAACAGATATTTTACCTCAGAAGTCTTTTTCACTGACTATCACTTTAgcttgataaaacaaaacagcaaaataataaataaaaaatgaaggttttagATCTTTATAATGCTGCTTTATCACAATtcttaaaatatactttaactATAGGAGATCCAGGAATAAAACGTCCAATTTCTCCATGTTATACATCTTGAAATAAGtacaaatatttacacagatgTTTTTGGGTCATCACTGTCAGGTtgcctttttctgtttgtgcacCTCTCAtgacgttttgttttgttacatcTTCCTTACTGTTTATTGGCTATAAGTTACAGCGAATCAGCTTGAGGTCAGCTcaacaacattaaaaatttACTCCCTTTgccctctttctcttttctttccatatttTTGGAAAGTCCGGTGTGACTTAGGTGATGCATTGTCCTGTAATAAGATGGACAAATGACCCTGGAAAAGTCGACCATAGTTTGGTTTATGTTGCAATATTTCAGGGCAGCTTTCTGCATCCCAGGAGAGGACACAAGTGTAGCTGGTGATATTGATGCAAGCCAGCAGAGCCTGGCTTCTGCCCATGTTTCCATCAACATCTGACTGTATTTTTGTCTTGGTTTTTCCCCAAGTCAAAGTTAGccctaaaataataaactgctgTGTGTTATAGACTTGTACTTTATGATTTGATAAGCAGTGCATCAGCAGGCATGTAgagttagaaataaaaaaaatacatataaatatatatattttcatactGTTTGACTGCCTGGAGGAAATAAAAGATGAACTAAActtataaatcttgtttttctacTTCTGTTTTCCATAATCTTTTAGATTATTACGGTTCAGAACTGTAGAAAGTGACTGTACATCACATGGATTATGACTGAAAAACCCCACCTCCAAAGGTTTTTAGTGTAGGCTGTTGTAGTAAGGTCATAAGTTTAGTTCTTAGTGTTAAGAAAGGGCACAACAGAAATCATATAATGACTGAAGTCTCATATAATAACTGGACATTCTCTTTAAAAGATgaagaaatataataaaaataaataaacaaatataaatgtgaatAATTCAGTATCAAAGTAGGGGCCTTGTAATTAAATGAATATATTCCTGTACAAATCTTGTATTTATTCctaacttaatttaaaatactttcaagTCAGATCATGCACTTTGATCTAACCTAAAACCCCTAAAGCACGCGTTTTCTGTCAAGACAAATAAGTTAACTCAGCACTGGGTGTGGTTTTTGAGTTACCCCATGCACACCCAAACAGCAACTTggtgtttctttttcacatttgaaaaaaaaaaaaaaggttcaaaacgGAAATGGCCCGTTGCCTTGGTGCAAAAGAACGGCTCTTCATCCTTGGTGGGGCCAGGGTGGAGCCCCTTCGTGGGTTTTGTGGTAAGAAAAAAGGGCAGATGACAACGTAACTCACGCACATTGACTTACATTGTCAATGTTTGGAAAAAACTGGTgttaataaagaaagaaaatgcccACTTGGTGCAAAATGTCTTTCTTGTTTAGAGATTAAATCTTAGGCTTACAATGGAAGTGTTCTGCTAAAAGAGGAAGTGAGGTCATACATTCATATGAGCTCTGGGAGGGCGCAACAGGCACGAAGCAGCACAGGTCATGTTGGTTCACCATGTGAGATGACAAAGTATATCACACAGATAAGTTTATATTTatcaaaatacagttttgaagAGCACTTCTCATTTATTAAGGAAAGCAAAAATGATCTATACCAGAACTGTTTTATCGGGTTATCAACAGCCACTGCATCTGAAGCAGATTTAAGTCCAGAATTTAACTAGGCCACTCTACAAGTTTCCTTTTTAGTCAGGCTAAGGTGGATTTCATGGtgtgctttggatcattgtcctggCTGgacattctccttcaggattcTCTGGATCTTGAAAGCAAAGCAGTCCCAGATCATCACGCTGCAATCAGCATGTTTCCCTGTCAgcatattgttgttgtttttttgtttgtttgtttgtttttaatgctgtaGTTTTACACCAGCTGTAACAAGAATGTAACAAGAAGTCCACTCTCCAgaaagttttacttttgtctCTAAAGTCCTCAGATTATTAAAAGAATTTGAGATAATTGAGAATCTGATTTTGGCAAATGTGAgatgttttttgtgttcatttgcaATTTTGTCTTGAAACTCTTCtataaagcctttttttttttttactcagtttcTTTCTTACTGTTGAATCATGAGCTATGGCCTGCAGTACTTTAGATGCTGTTCTGGACTTTTATAATGTCATGTATGAGTTGTTAATTCACTCAGAGTCATTTTAGAGGGCCAACTTGTTCCATGAAGGTTCACCACTATTCCAATGTTTGCTACTTTTGTAAATAATGGCACTGACTGTGATTCACCAGAGAACaaactcttagaaatggctttggagcattttcctttctgtttaAGAActtttgcactactttgtgtcatCAGACAGGCTTTATTTAAGTGATTCTACAGGCTAGACAGCAGTCAAGCCTGGGTGTGACTAGTGAAACTGAACTCAGCTTTCAAaaaatttgcttatttgcagTTAATTCTTGGTTTCACGATGCACATACACGGCACCAGATTGGTTTGgacaggttttctttcttcttaatGCATAGCCATTTAAAAATTGTTCTTTATTTGCACAATGTGTATTTGTGGAATGCTGACATTTGTCTGatgatatgaaacatttaaatgtgagaagaaagcagaagaaatctgtaagaggACAGATACTGTTTTCTCAGCCCATCCAGCATGAGGAAAATGTGTGAGACCCACACACTCATAATCTCTACAATTACAATCATGAAACGACTTATTACGGTCGTGATGGTGCAGACTCTGTATTTTCTCAGGCACAAACcatgagcagcagctcctggggTAAATAATACTATATATTCAATGAATCTACGACATATGTCAGTGTAAAATGTAGATAACAGatatgttaaaatgtgaaggtGATCTAAGTCCATCCACCAATCTATTCTCCAGGCTAGTGCCTGTCTCCAGCGATCATTGAGTTGGGACGCATGCTGGACAGGTTATCAGTTACAATGGAAGCTCTCTCCTATGAGCAGCTTAGTAACCAATTAACCaagaattaattaattaattgattaattaattagtttttggACTCTGGATGCTGGGGTTCTGAGTCAGAACACACACATGCTTATGGAGAACATGCGAACTTCATGCAAGAAGACCTTTGGCATCAATTTGaaaccagaaccttcttgctgcaaggatCAAAATCCTCTATACATGAAGCGAAACGATGTGAATACTTTAAATGTAGATATCAGATGTAGGCATTTCTTGTTGAgtctgttttataaaataaatgcactgCATGACTTTTACCATCTGCATGACTTTAGTAATCTGGAAAACTGGGAGACCAGTCGTTATAGTAATTTAGTAATGCTGTTTGGTAATTTGATATTTCCCCTTTCATGTCTGATATAGAATTGCATTCACACAACAGGATTTTGTtagggtttcttttttctgatgCAATGTGTCAAATGTTGTGTCGCCATTGCATTTCACAACTAGTTTATAATATGTTGCATAGAAAATCTTTTTGCTCTGAGATAAATTCCGATccatttacttttcattttttcacctggagtgttgtttACTCGTTACTATTTTTAAGTGAATCTAGAAAACGATAAAGAATAAAGCAAACCACTTCTTCCTGTTGTGATGTTTACATGGGAAGGCATCCTCACACTGCAAACTGGGGGAATAAATAATCTTCATTCTGACACCAACGTTTCTGAGTTCAGCTCGTCCTAAGAACCAGTTTACAATCTCTGGTTC
It encodes the following:
- the fmnl1a gene encoding formin-like protein 1, translating into MGNAAAGGLELETAEGREARNSVSAMSDPTLPLQKKQSSSPKLPMPPEEELEERFNVVLSYMNLPPDKLKLLSQYDNDKKWELVCDQERFQVKSPPSTYLSKIKSFYQDQGGVSRRSKKKIQDATQVLKALEISLRTNHIGWAQEFLNEQNKGLDVLVEYLSHAQSDSSFDLEPVENGGTLSDRQKPAERSMEDLTKSSSGGHSHGMSRAARALTVRISSTLANRMHKKSHSSQQRDDIHVCIMCLRAIMNYQSGFNLVMTHPRCVNEITLSLNSKNPRTKALVLELLAAVCLVRGGHDIILSAFDNFKEVSKERNRFEKLMEYFINDDNNIDFMVACMQFINIVVHSVENMNFRVHLQYEFTHLGLDKYLESLKQTESEKLQVQIQAYLDNVLDVGALLEDAENRGGVLEHVDELQNHNIELNSRLEELETQTTDRISELETQLMQATKEAGLLKESLRESCSQVSSLQQRERERELDREREREWERRGSSVGQSQSELEQKIQELQDKGVIKLGRTPSGGLDIQVVPVKVVEYVQSPSSAIEPSIQTSGPGETATPPPPPPPPSDGSSVAPPPPPPPPPPPPGTGPPPPPPPPPPGPAAPPPPPPPPGAGPPPPPPPPGAGPPPPPPPPGGGPPPPPGAPNAQSGIKSKKPIQTKYRMPLLNWQALKPNQVTGTVFNELDDEQILGELNMDIFEEHFKTRAQGNSADLSKVKKKVAQKAPTKTSLIDANKAKNLAITLRKGGMDPSAICTAIETYDQQSLSIDFLELLEHFIPSDFEMKLLVNYEKEGRPLEELTNEDRFILRFGKIARLNQRINTLTFMGNFPESVKRLQPQLNSIIAASMSIKSSAKLKKILEIVLAFGNYMNSSKRGAAYGFRLQSLDLLLETKSTDRSQTLLQFITNIVLEKYPDLVNFHTDLHFIDKAAVVSLDSILQDVRSLERGMEMTKKEFLVQVDSPVLKEFIKTNSEHLESLIKDSKTAQDAYASVVEYFGENPKTTQPSMFFPLFVRFIKAYKTALQEIELKKKMEKESSEEKEAPSPKKPAAQKGPMMPKMDLIAELKKRQVKSPVREGKDGALEDIITDLRTAPYRRSDGRRPAQRQET